A stretch of the Vigna radiata var. radiata cultivar VC1973A chromosome 7, Vradiata_ver6, whole genome shotgun sequence genome encodes the following:
- the LOC106768451 gene encoding protein MEI2-like 1 isoform X2, translated as MPFQIMDRRGVSASSHFFEDVSFRSERNVGLRKPISINDPYPQGSNGMVASPGSILNSTPPLDVNAKAGLLMSQANLPGDSIDSKESLNYRPKSFSDASLQSASTSYGLTGNKIVSNAGPCESSLFSSSMSEIFSRKLRLFGNDVQSDRTIAAGFPEEPCKSLKEMEADTIGNLLPDEDDLFSGVVDELGCSSHAKTIDDFEDFDLFSSGGGMEMEGDEHLSSGKIMNGLDGDYGFFGAFKGKLPFGEQPSRTLFVRNINSNVEDSELKDLFEQYGDIRTIYTACKHRGFVMISYHDLRAAQNAMQALQNRPLRSRKLDIHYSIPKVNAPEKDIGHGTLMLSGLDSSVLNDELKKIFGFYGEIKEIYEYPEMNHHKFIEFYDVRAAESALRALNKIDIAGKQIKLEPGHPSLMHQSHKGQDERDLGQSIMDSLPLRPKGSSGVIGSGVLENGYNQRFQSAVRQPINAFMDNSFINVNNTSIHNTVRGASAGKVSGVSESNGYIDAMKFASSSRFHPHSLPEYRDSLANGSPYNFSSTISNLANNIGAGAAEASDGRHIQGMGSTGNIAEFNAGGNGIRPHGLYHMWNSSNLQQQPSSNNVLWQKSPSFVNDACSPNLPQMSSFARTPPHLLRTPHMMDHHVGSAPVVTASPWERPNSYLGGSPDASGFRLGSLGSGGFHGSWQLHPLDFPSHNVFSHVGGNGTELTSTAGQNSPKQLSHVFPARHPMSSMSKFDTTNDRMRNLYHRRNESSTNNVDKKQYELDLARILRGEDSRTTLMIKNIPNKYTSKMLLAAIDEQCKGTYDFLYLPIDFKNKCNVGYAFINMIDPGQIIPFHQAFDGKKWEKFNSEKVASLAYARIQGKASLIAHFQNSSLMNEDKRCRPILFHTDGPNAGDPEPFPMGANIRLRAGKSRIGGGEENRSQGSPSALASGEECGNGIDTSKN; from the exons AGGAATGTTGGATTACGGAAACCGATATCCATTAATGATCCTTACCCACAAG GAAGCAATGGAATGGTAGCATCACCAGGAAGCATTTTGAACAGTACACCACCCCTTGATGTAAATGCAAAAGCTGGCTTGCTGATGTCCCAGGCTAATCTACCTGGGGATAGTATAGATTCCAAGGAATCATTGAATTATCGCCCCAAATCATTCTCTGATGCATCTCTGCAGTCGGCATCTACCTCTTATGGCTTAACTGGGAACAAGATTGTGAGCAATGCTGGCCCCTGTGAAAGTAGTTTATTCTCGAGCTCCATGTCTGAAATATTTAGCCGAAAGT TACGGTTATTTGGAAATGATGTTCAGTCTGATAGGACTATTGCTGCTGGTTTCCCGGAGGAACCATGTAAATCTCTTAAAGAAATGGAGGCTGACACTATAGGGAATCTCCTTCCTGATGAAGATGATCTGTTTTCTGGTGTTGTTGACGAGTTAGGATGCAGTTCTCATGCCAAAACAATTGAtgattttgaagattttgatcTGTTTAGCAGTGGTGGAGGTATGGAGATGGAAGGAGACGAACATTTAAGTTCAGGAAAAATAATGAATGGTCTTGATGGAGATTATGGTTTCTTTGGAGCTTTTAAAGGAAAACTTCCTTTTGGTGAACAGCCTTCTAGAACACTTTTTGTTAGAAACATTAATAGCAACGTTGAAGACTCTGAGCTAAAGGATCTCTTTGAG CAATATGGAGATATCCGAACCATTTATACAGCCTGTAAGCATCGTGGGTTTGTAATGATTTCTTATCATGATCTAAGGGCAGCACAAAATGCAATGCAAGCACTTCAAAATAGGCCATTGAGGTCTAGGAAACTTGATATACATTATTCAATTCCTAAg GTCAATGCACCAGAGAAGGATATTGGCCATGGTACGCTGATGCTATCTGGACTTGATTCATCTGTTTTAAATGATGAGCTTAAAAAGATTTTTGGATTTTATGGAGAAATTAAAGAA ATCTATGAATATCCAGAAATGAATCATCAcaaatttattgagttttatgATGTCCGAGCTGCCGAATCTGCTCTTCGTGCTTTGAATAAGATTGACATTGCTGGGAAGCAGATCAAGCTTGAACCTGGCCACCCTAG TTTGATGCACCAGTCACATAAGGGCCAAGATGAGCGAGATCTGGGTCAGAGTATTATGGACAGTTTACCATTAAGACCAAAGG GGTCTTCTGGAGTAATTGGATCTGGGGTCTTGGAAAATGGATATAATCAGAGGTTTCAATCTGCAGTGCGACAACCTATTAATGCATTTATGGATAATTCATTCATTAATGTGAACAACACTAGTATTCACAACACTGTGAGAGGGGCATCTGCTGGAAAGGTGTCTGGAGTTTCTGAGTCTAATGGCTATATCGATGCAATGAAATTTGCATCTAGTTCAAGATTTCATCCTCATTCCTTACCTGAGTACCGTGATAGTTTAGCTAATGGTAGTCCTTATAACTTTTCTAGCACCATTAGCAACTTGGCTAACAATATAGGTGCTGGAGCTGCAGAAGCCTCTGATGGCAGGCATATTCAGGGAATGGGCTCAACTGGGAACATAGCAGAATTTAACGCGGGAG GAAATGGCATACGCCCACATGGACTTTATCATATGTGGAACAGCTCCAATTTGCAACAACAACCTTCATCGAATAATGTGCTTTGGCAGAAATCACCATCATTTGTTAATGATGCTTGTTCTCCAAACCTTCCACAGATGTCAAGCTTTGCTAGAACACCACCACATTTGCTGAGAACACCACATATGATGGACCACCATGTTGGATCGGCACCAGTTGTTACAGCCTCACCCTGGGAAAGGCCAAATTCTTATTTGGGAGGGTCCCCTGATGCTTCTGGTTTTCGCTTGGGCTCTCTAGGGAGTGGAGGTTTTCATGGTTCCTGGCAATTGCATCCCCTGGATTTTCCTTCTCACAATGTGTTTTCTCACGTTGGTGGGAATGGCACTGAACTGACATCCACTGCAGGGCAGAACTCTCCTAAGCAGTTATCTCATGTTTTCCCTGCAAGGCATCCCATGTCTTCAATGTCAAAATTTGATACTACCAATGACCGAATGAGAAACCTTTATCACCGTAGAAACGAATCAAGCACCAACAATGTTGACAAGAAGCAATACGAGCTTGATCTAGCTCGTATATTGCGGGGGGAAGACAGCCGAACTAcccttatgataaaaaatattcctAACAA GTATACTTCAAAAATGCTTCTTGCTGCAATAGATGAGCAATGTAAGGGAACTTACGATTTCCTGTATTTACCGATTGATTTCAAG AACAAATGTAATGTTGGCTATGCATTCATAAACATGATTGATCCTGGTCAAATTATCCCTTTCCATCAG GCTTTTGATGGGAAAAAATGGGAGAAGTTTAACAGTGAAAAAGTAGCCTCACTGGCATATGCCCGAATTCAAGGAAAAGCTTCTCTCATTGCTCATTTCCAGAACTCAAGCCTGATGAACGAAGACAAGCGATGCCGACCTATCCTCTTCCATACTGATGGCCCAAATGCCGGTGATCCG GAACCTTTCCCCATGGGTGCTAACATCAGACTGCGGGCCGGAAAATCTCGCATCGGCGGCGGCGAGGAGAATCGAAGCCAAGGGAGTCCTTCAGCTCTGGCAAGTGGAGAAGAGTGTGGTAATGGGATAGACACTTCAAAAAACTAA
- the LOC106768451 gene encoding protein MEI2-like 1 isoform X1: MPFQIMDRRGVSASSHFFEDVSFRSERNVGLRKPISINDPYPQGSNGMVASPGSILNSTPPLDVNAKAGLLMSQANLPGDSIDSKESLNYRPKSFSDASLQSASTSYGLTGNKIVSNAGPCESSLFSSSMSEIFSRKLRLFGNDVQSDRTIAAGFPEEPCKSLKEMEADTIGNLLPDEDDLFSGVVDELGCSSHAKTIDDFEDFDLFSSGGGMEMEGDEHLSSGKIMNGLDGDYGFFGAFKGKLPFGEQPSRTLFVRNINSNVEDSELKDLFEQYGDIRTIYTACKHRGFVMISYHDLRAAQNAMQALQNRPLRSRKLDIHYSIPKVNAPEKDIGHGTLMLSGLDSSVLNDELKKIFGFYGEIKEIYEYPEMNHHKFIEFYDVRAAESALRALNKIDIAGKQIKLEPGHPSLMHQSHKGQDERDLGQSIMDSLPLRPKATGSSGVIGSGVLENGYNQRFQSAVRQPINAFMDNSFINVNNTSIHNTVRGASAGKVSGVSESNGYIDAMKFASSSRFHPHSLPEYRDSLANGSPYNFSSTISNLANNIGAGAAEASDGRHIQGMGSTGNIAEFNAGGNGIRPHGLYHMWNSSNLQQQPSSNNVLWQKSPSFVNDACSPNLPQMSSFARTPPHLLRTPHMMDHHVGSAPVVTASPWERPNSYLGGSPDASGFRLGSLGSGGFHGSWQLHPLDFPSHNVFSHVGGNGTELTSTAGQNSPKQLSHVFPARHPMSSMSKFDTTNDRMRNLYHRRNESSTNNVDKKQYELDLARILRGEDSRTTLMIKNIPNKYTSKMLLAAIDEQCKGTYDFLYLPIDFKNKCNVGYAFINMIDPGQIIPFHQAFDGKKWEKFNSEKVASLAYARIQGKASLIAHFQNSSLMNEDKRCRPILFHTDGPNAGDPEPFPMGANIRLRAGKSRIGGGEENRSQGSPSALASGEECGNGIDTSKN; this comes from the exons AGGAATGTTGGATTACGGAAACCGATATCCATTAATGATCCTTACCCACAAG GAAGCAATGGAATGGTAGCATCACCAGGAAGCATTTTGAACAGTACACCACCCCTTGATGTAAATGCAAAAGCTGGCTTGCTGATGTCCCAGGCTAATCTACCTGGGGATAGTATAGATTCCAAGGAATCATTGAATTATCGCCCCAAATCATTCTCTGATGCATCTCTGCAGTCGGCATCTACCTCTTATGGCTTAACTGGGAACAAGATTGTGAGCAATGCTGGCCCCTGTGAAAGTAGTTTATTCTCGAGCTCCATGTCTGAAATATTTAGCCGAAAGT TACGGTTATTTGGAAATGATGTTCAGTCTGATAGGACTATTGCTGCTGGTTTCCCGGAGGAACCATGTAAATCTCTTAAAGAAATGGAGGCTGACACTATAGGGAATCTCCTTCCTGATGAAGATGATCTGTTTTCTGGTGTTGTTGACGAGTTAGGATGCAGTTCTCATGCCAAAACAATTGAtgattttgaagattttgatcTGTTTAGCAGTGGTGGAGGTATGGAGATGGAAGGAGACGAACATTTAAGTTCAGGAAAAATAATGAATGGTCTTGATGGAGATTATGGTTTCTTTGGAGCTTTTAAAGGAAAACTTCCTTTTGGTGAACAGCCTTCTAGAACACTTTTTGTTAGAAACATTAATAGCAACGTTGAAGACTCTGAGCTAAAGGATCTCTTTGAG CAATATGGAGATATCCGAACCATTTATACAGCCTGTAAGCATCGTGGGTTTGTAATGATTTCTTATCATGATCTAAGGGCAGCACAAAATGCAATGCAAGCACTTCAAAATAGGCCATTGAGGTCTAGGAAACTTGATATACATTATTCAATTCCTAAg GTCAATGCACCAGAGAAGGATATTGGCCATGGTACGCTGATGCTATCTGGACTTGATTCATCTGTTTTAAATGATGAGCTTAAAAAGATTTTTGGATTTTATGGAGAAATTAAAGAA ATCTATGAATATCCAGAAATGAATCATCAcaaatttattgagttttatgATGTCCGAGCTGCCGAATCTGCTCTTCGTGCTTTGAATAAGATTGACATTGCTGGGAAGCAGATCAAGCTTGAACCTGGCCACCCTAG TTTGATGCACCAGTCACATAAGGGCCAAGATGAGCGAGATCTGGGTCAGAGTATTATGGACAGTTTACCATTAAGACCAAAGG CAACAGGGTCTTCTGGAGTAATTGGATCTGGGGTCTTGGAAAATGGATATAATCAGAGGTTTCAATCTGCAGTGCGACAACCTATTAATGCATTTATGGATAATTCATTCATTAATGTGAACAACACTAGTATTCACAACACTGTGAGAGGGGCATCTGCTGGAAAGGTGTCTGGAGTTTCTGAGTCTAATGGCTATATCGATGCAATGAAATTTGCATCTAGTTCAAGATTTCATCCTCATTCCTTACCTGAGTACCGTGATAGTTTAGCTAATGGTAGTCCTTATAACTTTTCTAGCACCATTAGCAACTTGGCTAACAATATAGGTGCTGGAGCTGCAGAAGCCTCTGATGGCAGGCATATTCAGGGAATGGGCTCAACTGGGAACATAGCAGAATTTAACGCGGGAG GAAATGGCATACGCCCACATGGACTTTATCATATGTGGAACAGCTCCAATTTGCAACAACAACCTTCATCGAATAATGTGCTTTGGCAGAAATCACCATCATTTGTTAATGATGCTTGTTCTCCAAACCTTCCACAGATGTCAAGCTTTGCTAGAACACCACCACATTTGCTGAGAACACCACATATGATGGACCACCATGTTGGATCGGCACCAGTTGTTACAGCCTCACCCTGGGAAAGGCCAAATTCTTATTTGGGAGGGTCCCCTGATGCTTCTGGTTTTCGCTTGGGCTCTCTAGGGAGTGGAGGTTTTCATGGTTCCTGGCAATTGCATCCCCTGGATTTTCCTTCTCACAATGTGTTTTCTCACGTTGGTGGGAATGGCACTGAACTGACATCCACTGCAGGGCAGAACTCTCCTAAGCAGTTATCTCATGTTTTCCCTGCAAGGCATCCCATGTCTTCAATGTCAAAATTTGATACTACCAATGACCGAATGAGAAACCTTTATCACCGTAGAAACGAATCAAGCACCAACAATGTTGACAAGAAGCAATACGAGCTTGATCTAGCTCGTATATTGCGGGGGGAAGACAGCCGAACTAcccttatgataaaaaatattcctAACAA GTATACTTCAAAAATGCTTCTTGCTGCAATAGATGAGCAATGTAAGGGAACTTACGATTTCCTGTATTTACCGATTGATTTCAAG AACAAATGTAATGTTGGCTATGCATTCATAAACATGATTGATCCTGGTCAAATTATCCCTTTCCATCAG GCTTTTGATGGGAAAAAATGGGAGAAGTTTAACAGTGAAAAAGTAGCCTCACTGGCATATGCCCGAATTCAAGGAAAAGCTTCTCTCATTGCTCATTTCCAGAACTCAAGCCTGATGAACGAAGACAAGCGATGCCGACCTATCCTCTTCCATACTGATGGCCCAAATGCCGGTGATCCG GAACCTTTCCCCATGGGTGCTAACATCAGACTGCGGGCCGGAAAATCTCGCATCGGCGGCGGCGAGGAGAATCGAAGCCAAGGGAGTCCTTCAGCTCTGGCAAGTGGAGAAGAGTGTGGTAATGGGATAGACACTTCAAAAAACTAA
- the LOC106768451 gene encoding protein MEI2-like 1 isoform X3, giving the protein MVASPGSILNSTPPLDVNAKAGLLMSQANLPGDSIDSKESLNYRPKSFSDASLQSASTSYGLTGNKIVSNAGPCESSLFSSSMSEIFSRKLRLFGNDVQSDRTIAAGFPEEPCKSLKEMEADTIGNLLPDEDDLFSGVVDELGCSSHAKTIDDFEDFDLFSSGGGMEMEGDEHLSSGKIMNGLDGDYGFFGAFKGKLPFGEQPSRTLFVRNINSNVEDSELKDLFEQYGDIRTIYTACKHRGFVMISYHDLRAAQNAMQALQNRPLRSRKLDIHYSIPKVNAPEKDIGHGTLMLSGLDSSVLNDELKKIFGFYGEIKEIYEYPEMNHHKFIEFYDVRAAESALRALNKIDIAGKQIKLEPGHPSLMHQSHKGQDERDLGQSIMDSLPLRPKATGSSGVIGSGVLENGYNQRFQSAVRQPINAFMDNSFINVNNTSIHNTVRGASAGKVSGVSESNGYIDAMKFASSSRFHPHSLPEYRDSLANGSPYNFSSTISNLANNIGAGAAEASDGRHIQGMGSTGNIAEFNAGGNGIRPHGLYHMWNSSNLQQQPSSNNVLWQKSPSFVNDACSPNLPQMSSFARTPPHLLRTPHMMDHHVGSAPVVTASPWERPNSYLGGSPDASGFRLGSLGSGGFHGSWQLHPLDFPSHNVFSHVGGNGTELTSTAGQNSPKQLSHVFPARHPMSSMSKFDTTNDRMRNLYHRRNESSTNNVDKKQYELDLARILRGEDSRTTLMIKNIPNKYTSKMLLAAIDEQCKGTYDFLYLPIDFKNKCNVGYAFINMIDPGQIIPFHQAFDGKKWEKFNSEKVASLAYARIQGKASLIAHFQNSSLMNEDKRCRPILFHTDGPNAGDPEPFPMGANIRLRAGKSRIGGGEENRSQGSPSALASGEECGNGIDTSKN; this is encoded by the exons ATGGTAGCATCACCAGGAAGCATTTTGAACAGTACACCACCCCTTGATGTAAATGCAAAAGCTGGCTTGCTGATGTCCCAGGCTAATCTACCTGGGGATAGTATAGATTCCAAGGAATCATTGAATTATCGCCCCAAATCATTCTCTGATGCATCTCTGCAGTCGGCATCTACCTCTTATGGCTTAACTGGGAACAAGATTGTGAGCAATGCTGGCCCCTGTGAAAGTAGTTTATTCTCGAGCTCCATGTCTGAAATATTTAGCCGAAAGT TACGGTTATTTGGAAATGATGTTCAGTCTGATAGGACTATTGCTGCTGGTTTCCCGGAGGAACCATGTAAATCTCTTAAAGAAATGGAGGCTGACACTATAGGGAATCTCCTTCCTGATGAAGATGATCTGTTTTCTGGTGTTGTTGACGAGTTAGGATGCAGTTCTCATGCCAAAACAATTGAtgattttgaagattttgatcTGTTTAGCAGTGGTGGAGGTATGGAGATGGAAGGAGACGAACATTTAAGTTCAGGAAAAATAATGAATGGTCTTGATGGAGATTATGGTTTCTTTGGAGCTTTTAAAGGAAAACTTCCTTTTGGTGAACAGCCTTCTAGAACACTTTTTGTTAGAAACATTAATAGCAACGTTGAAGACTCTGAGCTAAAGGATCTCTTTGAG CAATATGGAGATATCCGAACCATTTATACAGCCTGTAAGCATCGTGGGTTTGTAATGATTTCTTATCATGATCTAAGGGCAGCACAAAATGCAATGCAAGCACTTCAAAATAGGCCATTGAGGTCTAGGAAACTTGATATACATTATTCAATTCCTAAg GTCAATGCACCAGAGAAGGATATTGGCCATGGTACGCTGATGCTATCTGGACTTGATTCATCTGTTTTAAATGATGAGCTTAAAAAGATTTTTGGATTTTATGGAGAAATTAAAGAA ATCTATGAATATCCAGAAATGAATCATCAcaaatttattgagttttatgATGTCCGAGCTGCCGAATCTGCTCTTCGTGCTTTGAATAAGATTGACATTGCTGGGAAGCAGATCAAGCTTGAACCTGGCCACCCTAG TTTGATGCACCAGTCACATAAGGGCCAAGATGAGCGAGATCTGGGTCAGAGTATTATGGACAGTTTACCATTAAGACCAAAGG CAACAGGGTCTTCTGGAGTAATTGGATCTGGGGTCTTGGAAAATGGATATAATCAGAGGTTTCAATCTGCAGTGCGACAACCTATTAATGCATTTATGGATAATTCATTCATTAATGTGAACAACACTAGTATTCACAACACTGTGAGAGGGGCATCTGCTGGAAAGGTGTCTGGAGTTTCTGAGTCTAATGGCTATATCGATGCAATGAAATTTGCATCTAGTTCAAGATTTCATCCTCATTCCTTACCTGAGTACCGTGATAGTTTAGCTAATGGTAGTCCTTATAACTTTTCTAGCACCATTAGCAACTTGGCTAACAATATAGGTGCTGGAGCTGCAGAAGCCTCTGATGGCAGGCATATTCAGGGAATGGGCTCAACTGGGAACATAGCAGAATTTAACGCGGGAG GAAATGGCATACGCCCACATGGACTTTATCATATGTGGAACAGCTCCAATTTGCAACAACAACCTTCATCGAATAATGTGCTTTGGCAGAAATCACCATCATTTGTTAATGATGCTTGTTCTCCAAACCTTCCACAGATGTCAAGCTTTGCTAGAACACCACCACATTTGCTGAGAACACCACATATGATGGACCACCATGTTGGATCGGCACCAGTTGTTACAGCCTCACCCTGGGAAAGGCCAAATTCTTATTTGGGAGGGTCCCCTGATGCTTCTGGTTTTCGCTTGGGCTCTCTAGGGAGTGGAGGTTTTCATGGTTCCTGGCAATTGCATCCCCTGGATTTTCCTTCTCACAATGTGTTTTCTCACGTTGGTGGGAATGGCACTGAACTGACATCCACTGCAGGGCAGAACTCTCCTAAGCAGTTATCTCATGTTTTCCCTGCAAGGCATCCCATGTCTTCAATGTCAAAATTTGATACTACCAATGACCGAATGAGAAACCTTTATCACCGTAGAAACGAATCAAGCACCAACAATGTTGACAAGAAGCAATACGAGCTTGATCTAGCTCGTATATTGCGGGGGGAAGACAGCCGAACTAcccttatgataaaaaatattcctAACAA GTATACTTCAAAAATGCTTCTTGCTGCAATAGATGAGCAATGTAAGGGAACTTACGATTTCCTGTATTTACCGATTGATTTCAAG AACAAATGTAATGTTGGCTATGCATTCATAAACATGATTGATCCTGGTCAAATTATCCCTTTCCATCAG GCTTTTGATGGGAAAAAATGGGAGAAGTTTAACAGTGAAAAAGTAGCCTCACTGGCATATGCCCGAATTCAAGGAAAAGCTTCTCTCATTGCTCATTTCCAGAACTCAAGCCTGATGAACGAAGACAAGCGATGCCGACCTATCCTCTTCCATACTGATGGCCCAAATGCCGGTGATCCG GAACCTTTCCCCATGGGTGCTAACATCAGACTGCGGGCCGGAAAATCTCGCATCGGCGGCGGCGAGGAGAATCGAAGCCAAGGGAGTCCTTCAGCTCTGGCAAGTGGAGAAGAGTGTGGTAATGGGATAGACACTTCAAAAAACTAA